In Sandaracinaceae bacterium, one DNA window encodes the following:
- a CDS encoding phytanoyl-CoA dioxygenase family protein yields the protein MAEPEAELRTYGGALRPGDPRDVPCAQDEYERTNMPPVVPHFRSRYGGLWTDLSTAHDILTGKRQLGLVTEEEEARLRTWIDEGYVILEGAVPHAVIDEALDELRRTLEHDLPPRKAEWWSESGKHFGVAGSDTMTFHAAKLLDLHLTSPATQRMIYHAPLARFLKLIFERPPLAFQSLSMVQGTRQPVHADTAFVRVSSALEFAACWIALEDITPDSGELEYYPGSHALEEQLFDGRYKWVPEDTTVVPDYSERLHAAAQGAGLELKRFLPKKGDALFWAADLFHGGRDHVAEGKTRRSHVTHFCPLDRAPMYMVRDPSIPKHETVNGGWVCGDRWT from the coding sequence ATGGCCGAACCCGAAGCCGAGCTGAGGACCTACGGCGGCGCGCTCCGACCGGGGGATCCCCGCGACGTCCCCTGCGCCCAGGACGAGTACGAGCGCACGAACATGCCGCCCGTCGTGCCGCACTTCCGGAGCCGCTACGGTGGGCTCTGGACGGATCTCTCGACCGCGCACGACATCCTGACCGGCAAGCGTCAGCTCGGCCTGGTCACCGAGGAGGAGGAGGCGCGGCTCCGGACCTGGATCGACGAGGGCTACGTGATCCTCGAGGGCGCGGTGCCGCACGCGGTGATCGACGAGGCGCTGGACGAGCTGCGCCGCACGCTCGAGCACGATCTGCCTCCCCGCAAGGCCGAGTGGTGGTCGGAGTCGGGCAAGCACTTCGGCGTGGCGGGCTCGGACACGATGACCTTCCACGCGGCGAAGCTGCTGGATCTCCACCTGACGAGCCCGGCGACGCAGCGCATGATCTACCACGCGCCGCTCGCGCGCTTCCTGAAGCTCATCTTCGAGCGGCCGCCGCTGGCGTTCCAGAGCCTCTCGATGGTGCAGGGCACGCGGCAGCCGGTGCACGCGGACACCGCGTTCGTGCGGGTCAGCTCCGCGCTCGAGTTCGCCGCGTGCTGGATCGCGCTCGAGGACATCACGCCGGACTCGGGGGAGCTCGAGTACTACCCGGGCAGTCACGCGCTCGAGGAGCAGCTCTTCGACGGTCGCTACAAGTGGGTCCCCGAGGACACGACGGTGGTCCCCGACTACAGCGAGCGGCTGCACGCGGCGGCGCAGGGGGCGGGGCTCGAGCTGAAGCGCTTCTTGCCGAAGAAGGGCGACGCGCTCTTCTGGGCCGCGGATCTCTTCCACGGCGGGCGCGACCACGTGGCGGAGGGCAAGACCCGCCGCTCCCACGTGACGCACTTCTGCCCGCTCGACCGCGCCCCGATGTACATGGTGCGCGACCCGAGCATCCCGAAGCACGAGACCG
- a CDS encoding YifB family Mg chelatase-like AAA ATPase: MVRTRAGCVVGVEARAVDVEAHMTTKLPGIDIVGLPETAVRESRVRVGAAITELKIALPKRRIVLNLAPADLRKRGASLDLAIAVAVLNVAGACAPNRLEDTFLFGELSLGGELRASRGLLPQLMHARDRGLSRAVVPRSQLGEASLVTGMDIRGAHDLGGVLAYLNGELDLPLAGAEGPRIARHGAPDLADVQGQWQAKRAIEIAAAGGHHLLLIGPPGAGKTMLARRLPGVLPLPSREEALEIATIASAAGMGSQLAGAPIRRPFRAPHHTASAAALVGGGDPVRPGEVTLSHLGVLFLDELPEFGRVAIESFRTIMEGGRAVVARARERVSMPARPLVIAAMNPCPCGFHGDPTRLCSCTPARIEQYRGRISGPILDRFDLHVWLPAVALRSLEPHVRGEPSEAVRRRVEDARGRLGPPDRRAPIAQALDALPPLTRELLIDTAEQLGASMRGLGNAIRVARTIAALDGVETVQPAHAAEALGYRTFELGEDGKALAAG, from the coding sequence ATGGTGAGAACACGCGCAGGTTGTGTGGTCGGCGTCGAAGCCCGAGCGGTCGACGTCGAAGCGCACATGACGACGAAGCTCCCGGGCATCGACATCGTGGGGCTGCCCGAGACCGCGGTCCGCGAGAGCCGGGTCCGGGTGGGCGCCGCGATCACGGAGCTGAAGATCGCGCTGCCCAAGCGGCGCATCGTGCTCAACCTGGCGCCCGCGGATCTGCGCAAGCGCGGCGCGAGCCTGGATCTGGCGATCGCGGTCGCGGTGCTCAACGTGGCGGGGGCCTGCGCGCCCAACCGCCTGGAGGACACCTTCCTCTTCGGGGAGCTGTCGCTCGGCGGCGAGCTGCGCGCCTCGCGGGGGCTCCTGCCCCAGCTGATGCACGCGCGTGATCGCGGCCTGAGCCGCGCCGTCGTGCCGCGGAGCCAGCTGGGCGAGGCGTCGCTCGTGACGGGCATGGACATCCGCGGGGCGCACGACCTCGGCGGGGTGCTCGCCTACCTCAACGGAGAGCTCGACCTGCCGCTGGCCGGCGCCGAGGGTCCGCGGATCGCGCGCCACGGCGCGCCCGATCTCGCCGACGTGCAGGGCCAATGGCAGGCGAAGCGGGCCATCGAGATCGCCGCCGCGGGCGGGCATCACCTCTTGCTCATCGGTCCCCCGGGCGCGGGCAAGACCATGCTCGCGCGGCGCCTGCCCGGCGTGCTCCCGCTCCCCTCCCGGGAGGAGGCGCTCGAGATCGCCACCATCGCGAGCGCGGCCGGGATGGGGAGCCAGCTCGCGGGGGCGCCGATCCGTCGACCCTTCCGCGCGCCCCACCACACCGCGAGCGCGGCGGCGCTGGTCGGTGGCGGCGATCCGGTGCGTCCGGGTGAGGTCACGCTGTCCCACCTCGGCGTGCTCTTCCTCGACGAGCTTCCCGAGTTCGGGCGCGTCGCGATCGAGTCCTTCCGGACCATCATGGAGGGGGGCCGCGCGGTGGTCGCCCGGGCGCGGGAGCGGGTCTCGATGCCCGCGCGTCCGCTCGTGATCGCCGCGATGAACCCCTGCCCTTGCGGCTTCCACGGCGATCCGACGCGGCTCTGCAGCTGCACGCCCGCGCGCATCGAGCAGTACCGTGGGCGCATCAGCGGGCCGATCCTCGACCGCTTCGACTTGCACGTCTGGCTGCCCGCGGTCGCGCTCCGCTCCCTCGAGCCGCACGTGCGCGGCGAGCCGAGCGAGGCGGTGCGGCGTCGGGTCGAGGACGCGCGCGGGCGGCTCGGCCCACCGGACCGTCGCGCGCCGATCGCGCAGGCGCTCGACGCCCTGCCGCCGCTGACGCGCGAGCTGCTCATCGACACCGCCGAGCAGCTCGGCGCGAGCATGCGCGGGCTCGGCAACGCGATTCGGGTCGCGCGCACCATCGCCGCCCTCGACGGAGTCGAGACGGTGCAGCCCGCTCACGCCGCGGAGGCCCTCGGCTACCGCACGTTCGAGCTGGGCGAGGACGGCAAGGCTCTCGCGGCGGGATAG
- a CDS encoding metal-dependent hydrolase — MDSITQGLLGAAIAEAGFRGKLGGRALAWGAFCGVAPDFDMVAALAGEWEALVHHRGASHSWIVQSLLAPVLGYLAWRFWGRREGAWWQWAHLSWWALVTHPALDVCTAYGTQLFAPLSAHRYAIDAVAIIDLVYTAPLLVAVIWAWRGELRSRSRRVAIGALAFTTAYLAFGFVQSQRAIAQAEASLAAEGFESREIRALPTMGNVFVHRIVARDGEGRFRVALGSLSAPRPLRWDALRDEEDPLVDAAMRTDELRIFRWFAMGYAHAELEHVDAGFDVVVEDLRYGSIVEPTRALWGATAHYDREGDLRGVERWQRQREMDVGAELSALGRLLTHP, encoded by the coding sequence ATGGACTCCATCACCCAGGGCCTGCTCGGGGCCGCCATCGCGGAGGCCGGCTTTCGCGGGAAGCTCGGTGGCAGGGCGCTCGCGTGGGGCGCGTTCTGCGGGGTCGCGCCCGACTTCGACATGGTGGCCGCCCTCGCCGGGGAGTGGGAGGCGTTGGTCCACCACCGCGGGGCGTCGCACTCGTGGATCGTCCAGAGCCTGCTCGCGCCGGTCCTGGGCTACCTCGCCTGGCGCTTCTGGGGCCGCCGCGAGGGGGCGTGGTGGCAGTGGGCGCACCTGAGCTGGTGGGCGCTCGTCACGCACCCCGCGCTCGACGTGTGCACGGCGTATGGCACGCAGCTCTTCGCCCCGCTCAGCGCGCACCGCTACGCGATCGACGCGGTGGCGATCATCGATCTCGTCTACACGGCGCCTCTGCTGGTCGCGGTGATCTGGGCGTGGCGGGGCGAGCTCCGATCGCGGAGCCGGCGGGTCGCCATCGGCGCGCTCGCGTTCACCACCGCTTACCTGGCGTTCGGCTTCGTGCAGTCGCAGCGCGCCATCGCGCAGGCCGAGGCGTCCCTCGCGGCCGAGGGCTTCGAGTCGCGTGAGATCCGGGCGCTGCCCACCATGGGAAACGTGTTCGTGCATCGGATCGTGGCGCGCGACGGCGAGGGCCGCTTCCGGGTCGCGCTCGGCAGCCTCTCGGCGCCGCGGCCGCTGCGCTGGGACGCGCTCCGAGACGAGGAGGACCCGCTCGTCGACGCGGCGATGCGCACCGACGAGCTGCGCATCTTCCGGTGGTTCGCGATGGGCTACGCACACGCGGAGCTCGAGCACGTCGACGCCGGGTTCGACGTGGTGGTCGAGGACCTCCGCTACGGCTCGATCGTCGAGCCGACCCGCGCCCTGTGGGGCGCCACCGCGCACTACGACCGTGAGGGCGACTTGCGCGGCGTCGAGCGGTGGCAGCGCCAGCGCGAGATGGACGTGGGCGCCGAGCTGTCCGCGCTCGGGCGGCTGCTCACGCATCCTTGA
- a CDS encoding glutathione S-transferase family protein encodes MSIEILGNKFSHNARKVTWALEEVGASYEHTAVDLMSGAQKKPDFLALNPNGRVPVLKDGDFVLYESNAILFYIADKHGKLLPGDAEGRAQVWQWLAWQAADLAATCLDPWMMKLYASMGQPFDEAAHAEKVAAAKPPLTVLNGHLEGRKHVVGDALTVADIAIAESIGLCDFAGIDLTPYPAVRAWFAPLSERAAFKKTRPPQG; translated from the coding sequence ATGTCGATCGAGATCCTGGGAAACAAGTTCTCTCACAACGCGCGCAAGGTGACGTGGGCGCTGGAAGAGGTGGGCGCGAGCTATGAGCACACCGCCGTCGACCTCATGTCCGGAGCGCAGAAGAAGCCCGACTTCCTCGCGCTGAACCCGAACGGTCGCGTGCCGGTCCTCAAGGACGGCGACTTCGTGCTGTACGAGTCGAACGCCATCCTCTTCTATATTGCGGACAAGCACGGGAAGTTGCTGCCCGGAGACGCGGAGGGCCGGGCGCAGGTGTGGCAGTGGCTCGCGTGGCAGGCGGCCGACCTGGCCGCGACGTGCCTCGACCCGTGGATGATGAAGCTCTACGCGTCGATGGGGCAGCCCTTCGACGAGGCCGCGCACGCCGAGAAGGTGGCGGCCGCGAAGCCGCCGCTCACCGTGCTGAACGGGCACCTCGAGGGCCGCAAGCACGTCGTCGGCGACGCGCTGACGGTGGCGGACATCGCCATCGCCGAGTCGATCGGCCTGTGCGACTTCGCGGGCATCGATCTGACGCCGTACCCGGCGGTGCGCGCGTGGTTCGCGCCCCTGAGTGAGCGCGCCGCGTTCAAGAAGACGAGACCGCCCCAGGGCTGA
- the ttcA gene encoding tRNA 2-thiocytidine(32) synthetase TtcA: MTETDRLEKQLARAMGRCIADHALIEEGDRVMVCLSGGKDSYTLLDLLERARRRAPISFELIAVHLDQAQPGYDGRPLARWLEARGTPHRILREDTYSIVTEKLDASSTYCSLCSRLRRGILYNVAEELGCTKIALGHHREDALETLLLNLMYTGSLKSMPPKLRSDDGRNVVIRPLMYCDEPTIARWAELAGYPILPCNLCGSQDGLKRAEVKRLLGELEGHAPRVKESMLAALSNVVASHLHDRSLRGRPVEAKERVEPPADDRRRLPLL, translated from the coding sequence ATGACCGAGACCGACCGACTCGAGAAGCAGCTCGCGCGCGCCATGGGGCGCTGCATCGCCGACCACGCGCTCATCGAGGAGGGGGACCGCGTCATGGTCTGCCTGAGCGGCGGCAAGGACAGCTACACCCTGCTCGACCTGCTCGAGCGGGCGCGACGGCGCGCGCCGATCTCGTTCGAGCTGATCGCGGTGCACCTCGACCAGGCCCAGCCCGGCTACGACGGCCGGCCGCTCGCGCGCTGGCTGGAGGCGCGGGGCACGCCGCACCGCATCCTCCGTGAGGACACCTACTCGATCGTCACCGAGAAGCTCGACGCGTCGAGCACGTACTGCTCGCTCTGCAGCCGGCTGCGCCGCGGCATCCTCTACAACGTCGCCGAGGAGCTGGGCTGCACGAAGATCGCGCTCGGCCATCATCGCGAGGACGCGCTCGAGACGCTGCTCCTGAACCTCATGTACACCGGCTCGCTGAAGTCGATGCCGCCGAAGCTCCGGAGCGACGACGGCCGGAACGTGGTGATCCGGCCGCTGATGTACTGCGACGAGCCGACCATCGCGCGCTGGGCGGAGCTCGCTGGCTACCCCATCCTCCCGTGCAACCTCTGCGGCTCTCAGGACGGCCTGAAGCGCGCGGAGGTCAAGCGGCTGCTGGGCGAGCTGGAGGGGCACGCCCCGCGCGTGAAGGAGAGCATGCTGGCGGCGCTGTCGAACGTGGTGGCGAGCCATCTCCACGACCGCAGCTTGCGGGGTCGGCCGGTCGAGGCGAAGGAGCGGGTCGAGCCGCCAGCCGACGACCGGCGCCGCCTACCTCTCCTCTGA
- a CDS encoding PilZ domain-containing protein — translation MGDDPAHFRRTAREPVELTVRFRRDAEDAALEHSGRLVDLGMGGAQVKCEQPPRVEERVRLVLSAPSAWDPLDLPAVVRWVEDTTFGVAFGELSRAQASALYELLAASRFAEAAR, via the coding sequence ATGGGCGACGACCCGGCGCACTTTCGACGGACTGCGCGCGAGCCGGTCGAGCTGACCGTGCGTTTTCGGCGCGACGCCGAGGACGCCGCGCTCGAGCACTCCGGCCGGCTCGTCGATCTCGGCATGGGCGGCGCCCAGGTGAAGTGCGAGCAGCCCCCGCGCGTCGAAGAGCGCGTGCGCCTCGTGCTCTCGGCTCCCTCCGCGTGGGATCCCCTCGATCTGCCCGCCGTCGTGCGGTGGGTCGAGGACACCACGTTCGGGGTCGCCTTCGGAGAGCTGTCCCGCGCCCAGGCCTCGGCGCTCTACGAGCTGCTGGCCGCGTCTCGCTTCGCGGAGGCGGCCCGATGA
- a CDS encoding protein kinase encodes MTDPGASAEQSHPGDEGGSYADWVGRVIDDRYRIEGMLGEGGMGAVFEAEHLKLMKRVALKVIHPQFAGDGEVAKRFVREAMASAQMEHPHVASATDYGTLEEGGAYLVMQLIRGESLRDVLAQSGALGWVRACEVGAQVADALSDAHKRGIVHRDLKPDNVMLEPRDDGSRLVKVLDFGIARVADEKLTQSGQALTRVGTVIGTPGYMAPEQALGESVDFRVDLYALGLLLYEMATGKRLFEIDDLTAIVTRQLTEDCPRVSELVRDVPIELDDLVARMLEKDRERRPESAGDVREALRSLILGATLQAVASGEQEIPKLGTTELAGASAREPTPLSVRLEPREDPKRPPAAVAPTMMAAPTPSPSAPNGGSQHGAASPAPSTAGRRASIPTPIRETAAAARASTMDALEKVKAKGLPLPLLGAGCAGLTLLGITLLGIAIFGGSGDLVKQEHERPVVVEPTEEEDEAPLVPSLPIPDAIPAALSQAHADVLLSESRRDRRRAAQTILAHEPRDDVPEFLVVVAELERATTCNRKKPHVERLGELGDPRALPALERLDASPRNGCRRLFQRFDCYGCMRDALTTSIEALRSEM; translated from the coding sequence ATGACCGATCCCGGCGCGAGCGCGGAGCAGAGCCACCCCGGCGACGAGGGCGGGAGCTACGCCGACTGGGTCGGCCGCGTCATCGACGACCGCTACCGCATCGAGGGCATGCTGGGCGAGGGCGGCATGGGCGCCGTCTTCGAGGCCGAGCACCTCAAGCTGATGAAGCGGGTCGCCCTGAAGGTGATCCACCCCCAGTTCGCCGGCGACGGCGAGGTGGCCAAGCGCTTCGTGCGCGAGGCGATGGCGAGCGCCCAGATGGAGCATCCGCACGTGGCCTCGGCCACGGACTACGGGACGCTCGAGGAGGGCGGCGCCTATCTGGTGATGCAGCTCATCCGCGGCGAGTCGCTCCGGGACGTGCTCGCGCAGTCGGGCGCGCTCGGGTGGGTGCGCGCGTGCGAGGTCGGGGCTCAGGTCGCAGACGCGCTCTCGGACGCGCACAAGCGCGGCATCGTGCACCGCGATCTGAAGCCCGACAACGTCATGCTCGAGCCGCGCGACGACGGCAGCCGCCTGGTCAAGGTGCTCGACTTCGGGATCGCGCGCGTCGCGGACGAGAAGCTCACCCAGAGCGGTCAGGCGCTGACGCGGGTCGGCACGGTCATCGGGACGCCCGGCTACATGGCGCCCGAGCAGGCGCTGGGGGAGTCGGTCGACTTCCGCGTCGATCTCTACGCGCTCGGTCTCCTCCTCTACGAGATGGCCACGGGCAAGCGGCTGTTCGAGATCGACGACCTGACCGCCATCGTCACCCGACAGCTCACCGAGGACTGCCCGCGGGTCTCCGAGCTCGTGCGCGACGTCCCGATCGAGCTCGACGACCTGGTGGCGCGCATGCTCGAGAAGGACCGCGAGCGGCGCCCGGAGAGCGCGGGCGACGTGCGCGAGGCGCTGCGGAGCCTGATCCTCGGCGCGACGCTCCAGGCGGTCGCGAGCGGAGAGCAGGAGATCCCGAAGCTCGGCACGACGGAGCTCGCGGGCGCCAGCGCGCGCGAGCCGACGCCGCTGAGCGTGAGGCTCGAGCCCAGGGAGGACCCGAAGAGGCCGCCCGCGGCCGTCGCCCCGACGATGATGGCCGCCCCCACGCCGAGCCCTTCGGCTCCGAACGGCGGCTCCCAGCACGGCGCCGCGAGCCCGGCCCCCTCCACGGCCGGGCGGCGCGCCTCCATCCCGACGCCCATCCGGGAGACGGCGGCCGCGGCGCGGGCCTCGACGATGGACGCCCTGGAGAAGGTGAAGGCCAAGGGGCTGCCGCTGCCGCTCCTCGGCGCGGGGTGCGCGGGTCTGACCTTGCTCGGGATCACGCTCCTGGGGATCGCCATCTTCGGCGGCTCGGGAGACCTCGTGAAGCAAGAGCACGAGCGCCCCGTCGTGGTCGAGCCCACCGAGGAGGAGGACGAGGCCCCCCTCGTCCCGAGCCTCCCGATCCCGGACGCCATCCCCGCCGCCCTCAGCCAGGCCCACGCCGACGTGCTGCTCTCGGAGAGCCGGCGGGATCGTCGCCGCGCGGCGCAGACGATCCTCGCCCACGAGCCCCGCGACGACGTGCCGGAGTTCCTCGTCGTGGTGGCGGAGCTCGAGCGGGCCACGACCTGCAACCGCAAGAAGCCGCACGTGGAGCGGCTGGGCGAGCTGGGCGATCCGCGCGCGCTGCCCGCCCTCGAGCGCCTCGACGCCTCGCCCCGGAACGGCTGCCGGCGGCTCTTCCAGCGCTTCGACTGCTACGGCTGCATGCGCGACGCGCTCACGACCTCGATCGAGGCGCTCCGCTCCGAGATGTGA
- the hisD gene encoding histidinol dehydrogenase: MFAIHDRGTDAYDRALGALAHRGDADLERVEPAVREILRAVKERGDDAVLDLTERFEQRRPSAVALPDAVWRAEAAKAPAEVREALGAAAERIRRYHLHQREPGFVYEEDGVRLGQRVRPVKAAGVYAPGGKARYPSSVLMTAVPASVAGVPRIVLATPRPTPEVLAAAEIAGVTEVIDAGGAQAIGALAYGTQTVRRVDKIVGPGNIYVACAKRLVFGIVDIDGIAGPSEILVVADDEASPEVVAADLLSQAEHDEDAYALLVTLSRAQAEAVQAALERQLADLPRRAVAEASVRDNAACFVVGDLEEAARVADALAAEHLSLQVREPEALLEHIGAAGAAFLGDHTPEAAGDYAAGPSHVLPTGGAARFTSPLGVYDFVVRTSLIRYQPEAIARQADLLESLARLEGLEAHARAVSIRRPKG; the protein is encoded by the coding sequence ATGTTCGCGATCCACGACCGAGGCACCGACGCGTACGATCGAGCTCTGGGCGCGCTGGCCCATCGCGGCGACGCGGACCTCGAGCGAGTCGAGCCCGCGGTGCGCGAGATCCTGCGCGCGGTGAAAGAGCGCGGTGACGACGCCGTCCTGGACCTCACCGAGCGCTTCGAGCAGCGGCGCCCGAGCGCGGTCGCGCTCCCCGACGCGGTCTGGCGCGCGGAGGCCGCGAAGGCCCCGGCCGAGGTGCGAGAGGCGCTCGGCGCCGCCGCGGAGCGCATCCGCCGCTATCACCTGCACCAGAGGGAGCCCGGGTTCGTCTACGAGGAGGACGGCGTCCGCCTCGGGCAGCGTGTGCGCCCGGTGAAGGCGGCGGGCGTCTACGCCCCCGGCGGCAAGGCGCGCTACCCGTCTTCGGTCCTGATGACGGCCGTGCCCGCTTCGGTGGCGGGGGTGCCGCGCATCGTCCTGGCGACGCCACGCCCCACCCCCGAGGTGCTCGCCGCGGCCGAGATCGCGGGCGTCACCGAGGTGATCGACGCGGGCGGCGCGCAGGCCATCGGGGCGCTCGCCTACGGCACACAGACGGTGCGCCGCGTCGACAAGATCGTCGGCCCCGGGAACATCTACGTCGCGTGCGCCAAGCGCCTCGTCTTCGGCATCGTCGACATCGACGGCATCGCCGGGCCGAGCGAGATCCTGGTGGTCGCGGACGACGAGGCGAGCCCGGAGGTCGTCGCCGCGGATCTGCTGAGCCAGGCCGAGCACGACGAGGACGCCTACGCGCTCCTGGTCACGCTCTCGCGCGCGCAGGCCGAGGCGGTCCAGGCCGCGCTCGAGCGCCAGCTCGCGGACCTCCCCCGCAGGGCGGTCGCGGAGGCCTCGGTGCGTGACAACGCAGCATGTTTCGTGGTGGGCGACCTGGAGGAGGCGGCGCGCGTGGCGGACGCCCTGGCCGCCGAGCACCTCTCGCTCCAGGTCCGCGAGCCGGAGGCGCTGCTCGAGCACATCGGGGCGGCGGGCGCGGCGTTCCTCGGAGATCACACCCCCGAGGCGGCGGGCGACTACGCGGCCGGGCCGAGCCACGTGCTGCCCACGGGCGGCGCCGCGCGCTTCACGTCGCCGCTCGGCGTGTACGACTTCGTCGTGCGGACCTCGTTGATCCGCTACCAGCCCGAGGCGATCGCGCGGCAGGCGGACCTGCTCGAGTCGCTCGCCCGGCTCGAGGGCCTCGAGGCGCACGCCCGCGCCGTCTCGATCCGGCGCCCGAAGGGCTGA
- a CDS encoding DnaJ domain-containing protein, whose protein sequence is MAGAAQLPEPLAQGDLERTPFAHILLYVHQQALTGTLVVWKPEPGEARPRQDRIRFDSGAPQSGRMIERASRLERAMLPLFARADGPYAFYADTDLVGDGDGVIDGPADVLMLIAASLRGSSRDEVVSSVVTGFGEARLRIRRGADIEALHLLPDELATVQLLRADPVAVAQLTELSPLEAHRVERLVYLLAITKSVEPYDESEATASGSRPKQSTPKPAPRERPAPREPKPSEAQSRGVPGAPDPVEPPPPGLSSEHRELWKEVAQRAAEIETENYYDMLGVARDATAANIQKAYFGLVKKWHPDRVPSELAALRPVVERIFRYLTRASETLTDDETRGKYLATVQDGGGTPEAERQLGLIIQAAMEFRKVEVLMRRREWDEALALLDPILSINDEEPDYHATRAWILYQKTNGAAQREVLEQLDKALSLTEAHDKAHYYKGMVLKRAGKRDAAAEHFRRAAELNPKNIDAVREVRLLDMRGSTPPTKPGGGGGSDGSFFGKLFGGKKK, encoded by the coding sequence ATGGCGGGTGCAGCGCAATTGCCCGAACCGCTCGCGCAGGGAGACCTCGAGCGAACGCCGTTCGCACACATCCTCCTGTACGTTCACCAGCAGGCGCTCACCGGCACGCTGGTGGTGTGGAAGCCGGAGCCCGGTGAGGCGCGGCCTCGTCAAGATCGCATTCGATTCGACAGCGGCGCCCCGCAGTCGGGGCGGATGATCGAGCGGGCCTCTCGTCTCGAGCGCGCGATGCTGCCGCTCTTCGCCCGGGCCGACGGCCCGTACGCGTTCTACGCCGACACGGATCTGGTGGGCGACGGAGACGGCGTGATCGACGGCCCCGCCGACGTCCTCATGCTCATCGCCGCGTCGCTCCGCGGCTCGTCCCGCGACGAGGTGGTGTCGAGCGTGGTGACGGGCTTCGGCGAGGCGAGGCTGCGCATCCGGCGCGGCGCGGACATCGAGGCGCTCCACCTGCTGCCGGACGAGCTGGCCACGGTGCAGCTCCTGCGCGCGGACCCGGTCGCGGTGGCGCAGCTCACGGAGCTGAGTCCGCTCGAGGCCCACCGCGTCGAGCGGCTCGTCTACCTGCTGGCGATCACCAAGTCGGTGGAGCCCTACGACGAGAGCGAGGCGACCGCGAGCGGGAGCCGCCCGAAGCAGAGCACCCCCAAGCCCGCGCCCCGCGAGCGGCCAGCCCCCCGAGAGCCAAAGCCGAGCGAGGCCCAGTCCCGCGGCGTCCCCGGCGCTCCCGACCCCGTCGAGCCGCCGCCGCCCGGGCTCTCGAGCGAGCACCGAGAGCTCTGGAAAGAGGTGGCGCAGCGCGCGGCCGAGATCGAGACCGAGAACTACTACGACATGCTCGGCGTCGCGCGGGACGCCACCGCGGCCAACATCCAGAAGGCCTACTTCGGGCTGGTCAAGAAGTGGCATCCCGACCGCGTCCCGTCCGAGCTCGCCGCGCTGCGGCCGGTGGTGGAGCGCATCTTCCGCTACCTCACGCGCGCGAGCGAGACGCTCACCGACGACGAGACCCGCGGCAAGTACCTCGCGACCGTGCAGGACGGGGGCGGCACGCCGGAGGCGGAGCGACAGCTCGGGCTGATCATCCAGGCCGCGATGGAGTTCCGGAAGGTCGAGGTCCTCATGCGCCGGCGCGAGTGGGACGAGGCGCTGGCGTTGCTCGACCCGATCCTGTCGATCAACGACGAGGAGCCCGACTACCACGCGACCCGCGCGTGGATCCTCTATCAGAAGACGAACGGCGCGGCGCAACGCGAGGTGCTCGAGCAGCTCGACAAGGCCCTGTCCTTGACCGAGGCGCACGACAAGGCGCACTACTACAAGGGCATGGTGCTCAAGCGCGCCGGCAAGCGCGACGCGGCCGCGGAGCACTTCCGGCGCGCGGCGGAGCTCAACCCCAAGAACATCGACGCCGTGCGCGAGGTCCGCCTCCTCGACATGCGCGGCTCGACGCCGCCGACCAAGCCCGGCGGCGGTGGCGGCAGCGACGGCTCCTTCTTCGGCAAGCTCTTCGGCGGCAAGAAGAAGTAG
- a CDS encoding PilZ domain-containing protein: MFQLVRPRRRRSLRRSFRARCQAVRLDGFRLFGEHILDLSPRGALVSSDGSAHPGDEIVLSFQAPHGGPWIDVVGEIARIVADRRVEDPGFCAGVRFATLEKEAQQELLVRLAGYPPPVPSRRPPVDYAETIRRVGAITPS, encoded by the coding sequence ATGTTTCAGCTGGTCCGTCCCCGTCGGCGTCGAAGCCTCCGCCGCTCCTTCCGTGCACGCTGTCAGGCCGTCCGTCTCGACGGCTTTCGTCTGTTCGGCGAGCACATCCTGGATCTGTCGCCCCGCGGCGCGCTCGTGAGCTCGGATGGCTCCGCGCACCCGGGCGACGAGATCGTGTTGAGCTTCCAGGCGCCCCACGGCGGCCCCTGGATCGACGTCGTCGGCGAGATCGCGCGCATCGTCGCCGATCGCCGCGTCGAGGATCCCGGGTTCTGCGCCGGGGTCCGCTTCGCGACGCTCGAGAAGGAGGCCCAGCAGGAGCTGCTGGTTCGCCTCGCGGGCTACCCGCCGCCCGTGCCGTCGCGTCGGCCGCCGGTGGACTACGCCGAGACGATCCGGCGCGTCGGCGCGATCACACCCAGCTGA